The following coding sequences lie in one Numida meleagris isolate 19003 breed g44 Domestic line chromosome Z, NumMel1.0, whole genome shotgun sequence genomic window:
- the SUB1 gene encoding activated RNA polymerase II transcriptional coactivator p15, with translation MPKSKELVSSSSSASDSDSEVDKKAKRKKQAAPEKPVKKQKTGESSKGAASSKQSSNRDENMFQIGKMRYVSVRDFKGKVLIDIREYWMDQEGEMKPGRKGISLNPEQWNQLKEQISDIDDAVRKL, from the exons ATGCCTAAATCAAAGGAACTTGTGTCTTCAAGCTCATCTGCAAGTGATTCAGATAGTGAAGTTGACAAAAAG GCAAAGCggaaaaagcaagcagctcCAGAAAAGcctgtaaagaaacaaaagacgGGTGAAAGTTCAAAAGGTGCCGCTTCTTCTAAGCAAAGCAGCAATAGAGACGAGAATATGTTTCAG ATTGGCAAAATGAGGTATGTCAGCGTTCGTGACTTTAAAGGGAAAGTTTTAATTGATATTAGAGAATACTGGATGGATcaagaaggagaaatgaagcCTGGCAGAAAAG gtATTTCTTTAAATCCAGAGCAGTGGAACCAGCTGAAGGAACAGATTTCTGATATTGATGATGCAGTAAGAAAACTGTAA